From Chromatiales bacterium, one genomic window encodes:
- the ndk gene encoding nucleoside-diphosphate kinase — MTIERTLSIIKPDGVQKNLIGEVYRRFEQAGLKVIAARMLHLSTAQAEAFYAVHRERPFYRDLVNYMTTGPVIAQVLEGENAIETHRRIMGATDPKKADAGTIRKDFAASIEENVVHGSDAAETARQEISFFFAQADICPRTR, encoded by the coding sequence ATGACGATCGAACGAACGCTTTCCATCATCAAGCCTGATGGCGTACAGAAGAACCTGATCGGCGAAGTCTATCGTCGTTTCGAACAGGCCGGCCTGAAGGTCATTGCCGCGCGCATGCTGCACCTGAGCACGGCGCAGGCCGAGGCGTTCTATGCAGTGCATCGCGAACGGCCCTTCTACCGCGACCTCGTCAACTACATGACGACTGGCCCGGTGATCGCGCAGGTCCTCGAAGGCGAGAACGCCATCGAGACCCATCGGCGCATCATGGGTGCGACGGATCCGAAGAAGGCTGACGCCGGAACGATTCGCAAGGACTTTGCCGCCAGCATCGAAGAAAACGTTGTGCACGGTTCTGATGCAGCGGAAACTGCCCGGCAGGAGATCAGCTTCTTCTTCGCCCAGGCTGATATCTGCCCGCGGACCCGGTAA
- a CDS encoding iron-sulfur cluster assembly accessory protein, with the protein MAVVLTENALKRARAFVGSPDSAAAGVGLRIGIRRTGCSGMAYVVSIAESVTPEDVVFEQAGVKVVVDRAALGVIDGTEVDFVREGLNEAFRFRNPKAKGECGCGESFSV; encoded by the coding sequence GTGGCGGTCGTACTGACTGAGAACGCCCTGAAAAGGGCGCGCGCGTTTGTTGGCAGCCCCGATTCCGCAGCTGCCGGAGTCGGGCTGCGCATCGGCATCCGCCGTACCGGCTGCTCGGGCATGGCCTATGTGGTCAGCATTGCTGAATCGGTGACGCCCGAGGATGTGGTCTTCGAGCAGGCCGGCGTAAAGGTCGTCGTCGATCGCGCAGCCCTTGGCGTGATCGACGGGACCGAAGTTGATTTTGTCCGTGAGGGCCTGAACGAGGCCTTCCGTTTCCGCAATCCCAAGGCCAAAGGCGAGTGTGGCTGCGGCGAAAGTTTTTCTGTCTGA
- the pilW gene encoding type IV pilus biogenesis/stability protein PilW yields the protein MAQLTVIIALLALSLAGCVTTTTGSQPAPSSPDEAAGYNMQLGISYLRQNKLQLARTKLENAIRLDPNLATAHVALGVVFERLEDPAGAERHYKRAVDLNPDSPDNLNALAVFTCQRKGEPKEALRLFDRALAIPLSVSTANRAMLGTNAGTCAKSIDLDRAEGYLRGALNENPDYSDALLQLAEVTLEAGRALQARAFIERYLAAGQPSPAALWLGVRIERALNDSAAADKYADTLLKQFPSSDEARRLSESKS from the coding sequence ATGGCACAACTGACAGTCATCATCGCGCTGCTTGCCCTGTCCCTGGCCGGGTGTGTGACCACGACCACGGGATCGCAACCCGCACCGAGTTCGCCGGACGAGGCTGCCGGATACAACATGCAGCTCGGCATCAGCTATCTGCGCCAGAACAAATTGCAGCTGGCGCGTACCAAGCTGGAAAATGCCATCAGGCTCGACCCGAATCTGGCTACCGCGCATGTCGCGCTTGGTGTGGTTTTCGAGCGGCTTGAAGACCCGGCCGGTGCCGAGCGTCACTACAAGCGTGCCGTTGATCTCAATCCCGACAGTCCTGACAACCTCAACGCACTGGCAGTATTTACCTGCCAGCGCAAGGGTGAGCCGAAGGAAGCGTTGCGGCTGTTCGACAGGGCGCTCGCGATACCGCTCTCGGTCAGTACCGCCAACCGCGCGATGCTTGGTACCAATGCCGGTACCTGTGCCAAGAGCATCGACCTCGACCGTGCGGAGGGCTATCTGCGTGGCGCGCTGAATGAGAACCCGGACTACAGCGACGCGCTGCTCCAGCTGGCTGAAGTCACGCTGGAAGCCGGGCGTGCACTGCAGGCCCGGGCATTCATCGAGCGCTACCTGGCGGCCGGTCAGCCGTCGCCGGCCGCACTCTGGCTTGGGGTGCGTATCGAGCGCGCGCTTAACGACAGCGCCGCCGCGGACAAGTATGCCGATACCCTGCTCAAGCAGTTCCCGTCCTCCGACGAAGCCCGCCGGCTGAGCGAGTCGAAATCTTGA
- the der gene encoding ribosome biogenesis GTPase Der: MLPVFALVGRPNVGKSTLFNTLTGTRDALVADLPGLTRDRLYGYTTVKDRAAIVIDTGGLANTSDPFGQQIERQVAYAVGEADVIVFLVEAATGPLPDDHQIVGRLRKTGKPVILAINKAEGRAPLELAAAFYELGLGDPVAISAQQGDRLALLGERILAALPVREDTAPQADTAALLGTRIAVIGRPNVGKSTLINRLLGEDRLLTSDQAGTTRDSIRIPFTHDGHAMVLVDTAGIRRKARVDEVIERFSIVKSLQALEEADAVLVLIDARDSLTEQDVSLIGLVLERGRALAIGVNKWDHLPPDQRERVREDLDRRLPFLDFADIHFISALHGTAVFDLLESGRRAALAAVRELPTPDLNRALKDAVQAYPTPIANRSRIKLTYAHQGGRRPPLIIIHGNQTSALPENYRRYLMGYFRKVFRLRGTPIRIELRAGKNPFAGKRNRLTPRQVKHRARLRYR, translated from the coding sequence GTGCTGCCTGTATTTGCGCTGGTCGGCCGCCCGAATGTCGGCAAGTCCACGCTGTTCAATACGCTGACCGGCACGCGCGATGCGCTGGTCGCCGATCTGCCCGGTCTGACCCGCGACCGCCTTTACGGCTATACCACCGTCAAGGACCGTGCGGCGATCGTCATCGACACCGGCGGACTGGCCAATACCAGCGATCCTTTCGGTCAGCAGATCGAGCGGCAGGTTGCCTATGCTGTCGGCGAGGCCGATGTGATCGTGTTTCTCGTCGAGGCGGCAACCGGGCCTTTGCCCGACGACCACCAGATCGTCGGCCGGCTGCGCAAGACGGGCAAGCCGGTGATTCTCGCTATCAACAAGGCCGAGGGCCGCGCGCCGCTGGAACTGGCAGCAGCATTCTATGAACTCGGTCTCGGTGATCCGGTGGCCATCTCGGCACAACAGGGCGACCGCCTCGCGCTGCTCGGCGAGCGCATTCTGGCCGCTCTGCCGGTGCGGGAGGATACCGCACCACAGGCCGACACTGCCGCGCTCCTGGGCACGCGCATTGCGGTGATAGGTCGGCCGAATGTCGGCAAGTCCACGCTTATCAATCGCCTGCTCGGTGAAGACCGGCTGCTGACCTCCGATCAGGCCGGTACCACCCGCGACAGCATCCGCATTCCTTTCACGCATGATGGTCATGCGATGGTTCTGGTGGATACCGCCGGCATACGCCGCAAGGCGCGCGTGGACGAGGTCATCGAGCGCTTCAGTATCGTCAAGTCCTTGCAGGCACTGGAAGAAGCTGATGCGGTACTGGTGCTGATCGATGCGCGCGACAGCCTGACCGAGCAGGATGTGTCGCTGATCGGCCTCGTGCTTGAGCGGGGACGGGCGCTGGCCATCGGTGTCAACAAATGGGATCACCTGCCACCCGATCAGCGCGAGCGCGTACGTGAGGATCTGGACCGGCGTCTGCCCTTTCTGGATTTCGCCGATATACACTTCATCTCGGCTTTGCATGGTACGGCTGTCTTCGATCTGCTCGAAAGCGGTCGCCGTGCGGCACTTGCCGCGGTCCGCGAACTGCCGACGCCTGATCTCAATCGCGCGCTGAAGGATGCCGTGCAGGCTTATCCGACGCCGATCGCGAACCGCAGTCGCATCAAGCTTACTTATGCCCATCAGGGCGGGCGCCGGCCGCCGCTGATCATCATTCATGGCAACCAGACCTCGGCACTGCCGGAGAATTACCGGCGCTACCTGATGGGTTATTTCCGCAAGGTATTTCGCCTGCGCGGGACACCGATCCGCATCGAATTGCGCGCCGGCAAGAATCCCTTTGCCGGCAAGCGGAACCGCCTCACACCGCGCCAGGTCAAGCATCGCGCCCGGCTTCGCTACCGGTAG
- a CDS encoding tetratricopeptide repeat protein: MEDDFLTDDQQADQVKSWLRQNGPFLIAGVVLGLGGLFGWNQWQHYQMQRAEAASALYDQLMQSVNGQQVDAASQQLQQLEADFSSSAYVDLARMSMAGLYVSRSKQEEAIAQLQRVADKGNSDEMRNIARLRLARLLSANDRNDEALKALDIPGSVAFAPLFHDVRGDVYYAMGKQAEARSEYEQALNGEMAAAVLDLGYVTAKLDQLGGTAADLTAAAGVPAAAPALADGQPAQ; the protein is encoded by the coding sequence GTGGAAGATGATTTTCTGACAGACGACCAACAAGCCGACCAGGTCAAGAGCTGGTTGCGGCAGAACGGACCGTTTCTCATCGCCGGTGTGGTGCTGGGACTCGGCGGACTGTTTGGCTGGAACCAGTGGCAGCACTATCAGATGCAGCGTGCCGAGGCTGCGTCGGCGCTGTACGACCAGCTGATGCAATCGGTGAACGGCCAGCAGGTCGATGCGGCAAGCCAGCAGCTGCAGCAGCTCGAGGCCGATTTTTCGTCGTCCGCCTACGTGGATCTGGCCCGGATGTCGATGGCCGGTCTCTACGTGTCGCGGAGCAAGCAGGAAGAAGCAATAGCCCAGTTGCAGCGGGTTGCCGACAAGGGCAATTCCGACGAGATGCGCAATATCGCCCGGCTGCGACTTGCACGTTTGCTCAGTGCAAACGACAGGAATGACGAAGCACTGAAAGCCCTGGACATACCCGGCAGTGTCGCCTTTGCGCCCCTTTTTCATGATGTGCGCGGTGATGTGTATTACGCGATGGGCAAGCAGGCCGAAGCGCGCAGCGAATATGAGCAGGCGCTGAACGGTGAAATGGCGGCCGCGGTGCTTGATCTCGGCTATGTCACCGCCAAGCTCGACCAGCTCGGCGGTACGGCTGCCGACCTGACCGCGGCAGCTGGTGTGCCGGCTGCTGCTCCGGCTCTGGCTGACGGCCAGCCTGCGCAGTGA
- the hisS gene encoding histidine--tRNA ligase: MQEQIQAIRGMGDVLPPDSALWQHVEATIRGVLLDYGYQEIRVPIVERTELFKRSIGEVTDIVEKEMYSFDDRNGMSITLRPEATAGIVRACMEHGLLRNQRQKFWSTGPMFRYEKPQKGRYRQFHQFDVEALGFPGPDIDAELIIMLARIWRLLRIEHVSLQINTLGTTESRVQYRTDLTAYFRAHFAGLDEDSRRRLERNPLRILDSKNPALQALIADAPRLTGYLDGESEAHFSSLRALLDDAGVPYVVNPRLVRGLDYYGRTVFEWVTDRLGTQGAVCAGGRYDGLVECLGGEPTPAVGFAIGLERLVELYALAGLGAPPRVPDVYVVAVGEAATRCAFRIAESLRDGAAPLRVETNCGGGSFKSQMKRADRSGATVAVLLGEDEVASGTAVVKPLRTEVEQTTVATGGLADAIAAHLRSRP, translated from the coding sequence ATGCAGGAACAGATACAGGCGATCCGTGGCATGGGTGATGTACTGCCGCCGGATTCCGCGCTCTGGCAGCATGTCGAAGCGACGATCCGCGGCGTGCTCCTCGACTACGGCTACCAGGAAATCCGCGTGCCGATCGTCGAGCGTACGGAACTTTTCAAGCGCTCGATCGGTGAAGTGACGGACATCGTCGAGAAGGAGATGTACAGCTTCGACGATCGCAACGGCATGTCGATCACGCTGCGTCCCGAAGCGACCGCGGGCATCGTGCGGGCTTGCATGGAGCATGGCCTGTTGCGCAATCAGCGGCAGAAGTTCTGGTCGACGGGTCCGATGTTCCGCTACGAAAAGCCGCAGAAGGGCCGTTACCGGCAGTTTCACCAGTTCGATGTCGAGGCGCTCGGTTTCCCGGGGCCGGATATCGATGCGGAGCTCATCATCATGCTGGCGCGCATCTGGCGCCTGTTGCGCATCGAGCATGTCAGCCTGCAGATCAATACGCTGGGCACGACGGAATCCCGCGTGCAGTACCGTACCGACCTGACGGCCTATTTCCGTGCGCACTTTGCGGGTCTCGACGAGGACAGCAGGCGGCGCCTGGAGCGCAACCCGCTGCGCATCCTCGACAGCAAGAACCCGGCGCTCCAGGCACTGATTGCCGACGCGCCCCGGCTTACCGGCTACCTGGACGGGGAATCAGAGGCCCATTTCAGCAGCCTGCGCGCGCTGCTCGACGATGCCGGCGTCCCCTATGTCGTGAATCCACGCCTGGTGCGCGGGCTCGACTATTACGGGCGCACCGTCTTCGAGTGGGTGACCGACCGCCTCGGTACGCAGGGCGCGGTCTGCGCCGGCGGCAGGTATGATGGGCTGGTTGAGTGTCTGGGCGGTGAGCCGACCCCGGCAGTCGGTTTTGCCATCGGACTGGAGCGGCTGGTGGAGCTTTATGCGCTGGCCGGTCTGGGTGCACCGCCGCGGGTGCCGGATGTCTATGTGGTCGCGGTCGGGGAGGCTGCCACCCGTTGCGCATTCCGCATCGCCGAGAGCCTGCGCGATGGTGCCGCACCGTTGCGGGTCGAGACCAATTGCGGTGGTGGCAGCTTCAAGTCGCAGATGAAACGTGCCGACCGCAGCGGTGCGACCGTTGCCGTATTGCTGGGCGAAGACGAAGTCGCCAGCGGCACGGCGGTCGTCAAACCCTTGCGCACCGAAGTGGAGCAGACCACAGTAGCTACAGGCGGGCTGGCCGATGCGATCGCCGCGCACTTGCGATCGCGGCCCTGA
- a CDS encoding iron-sulfur cluster assembly scaffold protein, with product MDYSSEVARHFAAPRQAGTLPPGPGTLVRGEGGSVEQGAWVVFQARIDAGRVVALAWRAYGCPHVIAACSLAAEMLTGCAPAELGTFEPLCLRAPLDVPALKSGRLLIIQDALRKCLAAWDNGDLRSPLNKRN from the coding sequence ATGGACTATTCCAGTGAAGTCGCCCGGCATTTCGCCGCGCCCCGGCAGGCCGGGACACTCCCGCCCGGCCCGGGCACGCTGGTGCGCGGCGAAGGGGGCTCCGTGGAGCAGGGCGCCTGGGTGGTCTTCCAGGCGCGGATCGACGCCGGGCGTGTGGTGGCGCTGGCCTGGCGGGCATATGGCTGCCCGCATGTGATCGCCGCCTGCAGCCTGGCCGCCGAAATGCTGACCGGTTGCGCACCCGCGGAACTGGGGACTTTCGAGCCCCTGTGCCTGCGCGCGCCGCTCGATGTGCCGGCGCTGAAGAGCGGTCGGCTGCTGATCATTCAGGATGCCTTGCGCAAGTGCTTGGCAGCTTGGGACAATGGCGATCTGCGTAGTCCCTTGAACAAGAGGAATTGA
- the bamB gene encoding outer membrane protein assembly factor BamB encodes MPFNRRTVGDCLRIFMLGALLTAGAISTTSCGLFGGKDDEPDAPVEVPDFKATIKIKKVWSAGLGGGTEFLRLALGPASDGSRIFAAANDGRVSAFDAANGKRLWQSKTELPLSGGPATDGKIVVLGSSNGDVIALGADDGKEIWRKALSSEVLAAPAIAPGLVLVRTVDGKLTALDAADGTQRWFVQQNMPRLTVRGTGAPVVVRNMVVCGFDNGKLAAYDLSDGTPSWDTLLDPPSGRNEIERLADINATVRSVGDDLYVVDYRGQTTAVALESGQSLWAQDVAGYGGLAADLENVYISGSHSELYALVRQTGSELWKHELLKNRDITGPTAYQNSVVVGDFEGYVYFFDTATGKPQARVRIDRTRVTSPPLVVNDLLYVQSDGGDLAAFRQVVKK; translated from the coding sequence ATGCCTTTCAACCGCCGGACCGTCGGTGACTGCCTGCGCATCTTCATGCTCGGTGCGCTGCTGACCGCGGGCGCCATCTCGACCACCAGCTGCGGCCTGTTTGGCGGCAAGGACGATGAGCCGGATGCGCCCGTCGAGGTCCCCGACTTCAAAGCGACGATCAAGATAAAGAAAGTCTGGTCGGCCGGCCTCGGCGGCGGAACCGAATTCCTGCGCCTGGCGCTCGGGCCGGCATCTGATGGTTCGCGGATTTTTGCCGCTGCCAACGATGGCCGGGTCAGTGCCTTCGATGCAGCCAATGGCAAGCGGCTCTGGCAGAGCAAGACGGAGTTGCCGCTCTCGGGCGGGCCGGCCACCGACGGAAAGATCGTCGTACTGGGTTCGAGCAACGGCGATGTCATAGCGCTCGGCGCTGACGATGGCAAGGAAATCTGGCGCAAGGCCCTGTCAAGCGAAGTACTCGCGGCACCGGCCATCGCCCCGGGGCTCGTACTGGTGCGTACCGTGGATGGCAAGCTCACGGCACTGGATGCGGCTGACGGTACGCAACGCTGGTTTGTCCAGCAGAACATGCCGCGGCTCACGGTGCGCGGCACCGGTGCGCCGGTAGTGGTCAGGAACATGGTGGTCTGCGGTTTCGACAACGGCAAGCTCGCCGCTTACGACCTGTCGGACGGAACGCCGTCCTGGGATACGCTGCTCGATCCGCCGTCGGGCCGCAACGAGATCGAACGGCTGGCGGACATCAATGCGACGGTGCGTTCAGTGGGCGATGACCTCTACGTCGTTGACTATCGCGGCCAGACCACGGCTGTTGCACTGGAGTCCGGACAGTCCCTCTGGGCCCAGGACGTTGCCGGCTATGGCGGGCTCGCTGCGGATCTGGAGAACGTCTACATATCGGGCAGCCACAGCGAACTGTATGCGCTGGTGCGCCAGACCGGCAGTGAACTCTGGAAGCACGAGTTGCTGAAGAACCGCGATATCACCGGCCCCACGGCGTATCAGAACTCGGTGGTGGTCGGCGACTTCGAGGGTTATGTGTACTTCTTCGATACCGCGACCGGCAAGCCGCAGGCGCGTGTGCGGATCGACCGGACCCGTGTAACTTCGCCGCCACTGGTCGTCAACGACCTGCTGTACGTCCAGTCCGATGGCGGCGATCTTGCGGCCTTCCGTCAGGTTGTGAAGAAATAG
- a CDS encoding RNA methyltransferase — protein sequence MSSSADIRFVLFEPTHPGNIGSVARAIKTMGFQQLYLVNPPPEHICTDSRAMASGAQDVLHGAKVVTSLPEALEGCGLVLGASARHRRIGCPEMDPRECARQAMEQAASKPVALVFGPERSGLANEELDLCSAIVYIPANPDYSSLNLSQAVQIIAYELRQQQILERELPPRESPLAGPAAMELFYEHFERVLLASGFLNPQNPRHLMRRLRRLFNRAQVDENELNILRGILSAVAPGSGPRPKP from the coding sequence ATGTCCAGTTCAGCCGACATCCGTTTCGTGCTCTTCGAGCCCACCCACCCCGGCAACATCGGTTCGGTCGCCCGGGCCATCAAGACCATGGGTTTTCAGCAGCTGTACCTGGTCAATCCGCCGCCGGAGCATATCTGCACTGATTCCCGTGCGATGGCCTCCGGCGCCCAGGACGTACTTCATGGCGCGAAGGTCGTCACCAGCCTGCCGGAAGCGCTGGAGGGCTGCGGCCTGGTGCTTGGCGCCAGCGCTCGTCATCGGCGCATCGGCTGCCCCGAGATGGATCCGCGGGAGTGTGCGCGGCAGGCCATGGAGCAGGCGGCCAGCAAGCCGGTGGCCCTGGTCTTCGGGCCGGAGCGTTCCGGGCTCGCCAACGAAGAGCTCGATCTCTGCAGCGCGATCGTCTACATCCCGGCCAATCCGGATTACAGCTCGCTGAACCTTTCCCAGGCGGTGCAGATCATCGCCTATGAGCTGCGGCAGCAGCAGATCCTCGAGCGTGAACTCCCGCCGCGTGAATCGCCGCTGGCGGGTCCGGCCGCCATGGAACTTTTCTACGAGCACTTCGAGCGGGTGTTGCTGGCCAGCGGATTTCTGAATCCGCAGAATCCGCGCCACCTGATGCGTCGCCTGCGCCGTTTGTTCAACCGCGCGCAGGTGGACGAGAATGAACTGAACATCCTGCGCGGCATTCTCAGTGCCGTGGCGCCGGGATCGGGGCCCCGGCCGAAGCCCTGA
- a CDS encoding DUF4115 domain-containing protein, whose protein sequence is MSEVQTSAAESSASTDTRTDAALPLGARLRSARKARALSLEQAGQLLHLEESMLRAIEEDRFEALGAPVFVRGYLKAYAGLLGLSEESVLDAYRQADPASVLPPKIVRDRDELPPVGPRLPVALTIAGAGVLVFVLLFFLFRSGGESRVPVPVPDSGTPAEVAVLPVETPSVELPAAPAPEAPPVAAGTLVLEFVEASWVDISDSSGRLLSGEQPAGSRQVLSGKPPYTVALGNVPGVRLSIDGQPWPVPEGVRAPGSNVARFRIESPPR, encoded by the coding sequence TTGAGCGAAGTGCAGACCTCAGCGGCGGAATCATCCGCATCCACAGATACCCGGACCGATGCCGCGCTTCCACTGGGCGCGCGCCTGCGGTCGGCGCGCAAGGCCCGTGCGCTGAGTCTGGAGCAGGCGGGACAGTTGCTGCATCTCGAGGAGTCGATGCTCAGGGCCATCGAAGAGGATCGTTTTGAAGCGCTGGGCGCACCGGTATTCGTGCGTGGTTATCTGAAAGCTTATGCGGGGCTGCTCGGGCTGTCCGAGGAGTCGGTCCTCGATGCTTACCGGCAGGCTGATCCGGCCTCGGTGCTGCCGCCGAAAATCGTGCGCGATCGCGATGAGTTGCCACCGGTGGGGCCGCGTCTGCCGGTCGCGCTGACGATTGCCGGTGCCGGCGTGCTGGTTTTCGTGCTGCTGTTCTTCCTGTTCCGGTCTGGCGGGGAGAGCCGCGTGCCTGTGCCCGTGCCGGACTCCGGAACGCCGGCCGAAGTCGCCGTACTGCCGGTAGAGACGCCGTCCGTGGAACTGCCCGCAGCGCCGGCACCGGAGGCGCCGCCGGTTGCGGCCGGCACACTGGTGCTCGAGTTTGTCGAGGCGTCCTGGGTCGACATCAGCGACAGTTCGGGTCGCCTGCTGTCAGGCGAGCAACCCGCCGGCAGTCGCCAGGTGCTGAGTGGCAAGCCGCCCTACACCGTGGCCCTCGGCAACGTGCCCGGGGTGCGCCTGAGCATCGATGGCCAGCCCTGGCCGGTGCCCGAAGGTGTCCGCGCACCCGGCAGCAATGTGGCCCGCTTCCGTATCGAATCGCCGCCCCGGTAG
- a CDS encoding aminotransferase class V-fold PLP-dependent enzyme yields MQLPVYLDYAASTPVDPAVAELMADCLRRPELAANPAALGHAAGRAAQALVEAARVQVAALINAQPEEIIFTSGATEADNLAVIGAARFRQSRGRHLVTSLTEHKAVIESCRHLATQGWRITWLKPDAEGLIAPAAVEAALEPDTVLVSLVHVNNETGVVQDIAAIAAICRRHDVLLHVDAAQSAGREEIDVRASQIDLLSLSAHKIYGPKGVGALFIDQERVRRVSPLLFGGGQERGMRPGTIATHQVAGMGEALRLAAQRLPDEARHATALRDRLWSGLQQLPGILLNGHAERRSGHILNVSIAGVEGESLFYGLADLCVASGSACTSLSNEASHVLRALGRPAALAQSSIRFSLGRQSTAAEVDFAVECVLRAVRHLRSFSPVDVPGA; encoded by the coding sequence ATGCAGCTGCCGGTCTACCTCGATTACGCGGCCAGCACACCGGTCGATCCGGCCGTCGCCGAGCTGATGGCCGATTGCCTGCGAAGGCCGGAGCTTGCGGCGAATCCCGCCGCACTCGGTCACGCTGCGGGCCGCGCGGCGCAGGCGCTGGTCGAGGCTGCGCGTGTGCAGGTCGCTGCGCTGATCAATGCGCAGCCCGAAGAAATCATCTTCACCTCGGGCGCGACCGAGGCTGACAATCTGGCCGTGATCGGTGCGGCGCGGTTTCGTCAGTCGCGCGGACGGCATCTCGTGACCTCACTGACCGAACACAAGGCCGTGATCGAAAGCTGCCGGCATCTCGCCACGCAGGGCTGGCGCATCACCTGGCTCAAGCCGGATGCAGAAGGTCTGATCGCGCCGGCGGCTGTCGAGGCAGCGCTGGAGCCGGATACGGTTCTCGTCTCGCTGGTGCACGTCAACAACGAGACCGGCGTGGTGCAGGATATCGCGGCGATCGCTGCGATTTGCCGGCGTCACGATGTGCTGCTGCACGTGGATGCGGCACAGAGCGCAGGTCGCGAAGAGATCGATGTGCGCGCCTCGCAGATCGATCTGCTCTCGCTCTCGGCGCACAAGATCTATGGCCCCAAAGGTGTCGGCGCGCTGTTCATCGATCAGGAACGTGTGCGGCGCGTGTCGCCGCTGCTCTTTGGCGGCGGTCAGGAGCGCGGTATGCGTCCGGGTACGATTGCGACGCACCAGGTGGCGGGCATGGGCGAAGCCTTGCGTCTCGCGGCACAGCGCCTGCCCGATGAAGCACGGCATGCGACAGCGCTGCGTGACCGGCTCTGGTCAGGCCTGCAGCAGCTGCCCGGCATCCTGCTGAACGGCCATGCAGAGCGGCGCAGCGGACACATACTGAACGTGAGCATCGCGGGCGTCGAAGGCGAGAGCCTGTTCTACGGCCTTGCCGATCTCTGTGTCGCCAGCGGTTCGGCCTGTACCAGCCTCAGCAATGAAGCCTCTCATGTCTTGCGCGCACTTGGCCGTCCCGCGGCGCTTGCCCAGAGTTCCATCCGCTTCTCCCTCGGCCGGCAAAGCACCGCGGCTGAAGTCGATTTCGCCGTCGAATGCGTGCTGCGGGCAGTGCGGCATCTGCGCAGTTTCAGCCCCGTCGACGTGCCGGGAGCCTGA
- the rlmN gene encoding 23S rRNA (adenine(2503)-C(2))-methyltransferase RlmN, translated as MNEVVQLAASGQALLGLPRAELEQVFAGYGEKPFRARQLMRWMYGRGVLDPAAMTDMSVALRERLALMADFHLPEIDACQESADGTVKWRLRVGAGQLIETVFIPEEGRGTLCVSSQVGCALDCSFCATGRQGFNRNLGAAEIIAQVVIATRQLGLVAGRSRITNIVFMGMGEPLANFRPVVQACSVLIDDLGFQLSRRRVTVSTSGLVPQIRKLAQETNVALAVSLHAPDDELRNQLVPINRRHPIAELLEACWDYAETTNAVGITFEYVMLAGVNDAESHARGLVKLLANRPAKLNLIPFNPFPGSDYRRSSGAALDRFRAILIDAGIMTITRRTRGDDIAAACGQLAGQVNNRVRVPLGTRLHEVTWHN; from the coding sequence GTGAACGAAGTTGTTCAGCTTGCGGCTTCGGGGCAGGCCCTCCTGGGTCTGCCACGGGCGGAGCTTGAGCAGGTCTTTGCCGGCTATGGCGAGAAGCCGTTCCGCGCCCGGCAACTGATGCGCTGGATGTATGGCCGCGGGGTGCTTGACCCCGCGGCCATGACCGACATGTCGGTGGCATTGCGCGAGCGGCTCGCGCTGATGGCAGACTTTCATCTGCCCGAAATCGATGCGTGTCAGGAGTCCGCCGACGGCACCGTGAAGTGGCGGCTGCGGGTCGGTGCGGGCCAGCTTATAGAGACGGTGTTCATCCCGGAGGAGGGCCGCGGCACGCTGTGCGTCTCCTCGCAGGTGGGGTGTGCGCTCGACTGCTCCTTCTGTGCCACCGGCCGCCAGGGTTTCAACCGCAATCTGGGTGCCGCGGAGATCATTGCACAGGTGGTCATCGCGACCCGCCAGCTCGGCCTGGTTGCGGGCCGTTCACGGATTACCAATATCGTTTTCATGGGCATGGGCGAGCCGCTGGCGAATTTCCGGCCGGTGGTTCAGGCCTGCTCGGTACTCATCGATGATCTCGGCTTTCAGCTGTCGCGCCGGCGGGTGACAGTGAGTACCTCGGGCCTGGTGCCGCAGATCCGCAAGCTGGCGCAGGAGACCAATGTCGCGCTGGCTGTCTCCCTGCATGCGCCGGACGACGAGCTGCGCAATCAGCTGGTGCCGATAAACCGGCGGCATCCGATCGCCGAGCTGCTCGAAGCCTGCTGGGATTACGCCGAGACGACCAATGCCGTCGGCATCACTTTCGAATATGTGATGCTCGCTGGCGTCAACGATGCCGAGAGTCATGCGCGGGGGCTGGTGAAGCTGCTGGCCAACCGGCCGGCCAAGCTGAACCTCATCCCTTTCAATCCGTTCCCCGGCAGCGACTACCGTCGCTCTTCAGGCGCGGCGCTCGACCGCTTCCGCGCGATCCTGATCGATGCCGGCATCATGACGATCACCCGGCGCACTCGGGGCGATGATATTGCGGCGGCCTGCGGGCAACTCGCGGGCCAGGTCAACAACCGCGTCAGGGTGCCGCTGGGTACCAGGCTGCATGAGGTCACATGGCACAACTGA